One window from the genome of Enterobacter asburiae encodes:
- a CDS encoding 4-oxalomesaconate tautomerase — protein sequence MLKIPCVLMRGGTSKGPVILASDLPAETEARDAVLLSLMGAGHELEIDGIGGGSPQTSKVAIVSASDSPDADVDYLFAQVMVNERRVDTTPNCGNMLCAVGPFAIEKGLVKAQSPVTTVRIRNLNTGTLVDAEVQTPDYRVVYEGDTQIDGVPGTAAPIGLTFLNSAGSKTGKLLPTDSVTNVFDGIEVTCIDMAMPMVLIDASALGKTGGESPAELDGDRAFKERLENLRRQAGAAMGLGDVSNKVIPKPVLLSRARNGGTLQVRYFMPHTCHKSLAITGSIGISTATLIEGSVAAKIVADRPKERFTNIIDIEHPSGKISVSLLRDGNNIENTRAAVIRTSRKLFEGVVCVPVKMLSEVD from the coding sequence ATGTTAAAGATCCCTTGCGTATTAATGCGTGGCGGTACCTCAAAAGGCCCGGTCATTCTGGCCAGCGATCTGCCTGCGGAAACCGAAGCGCGTGACGCGGTTTTACTCAGCCTGATGGGCGCAGGCCACGAACTCGAAATTGACGGCATTGGCGGTGGAAGCCCGCAAACCAGTAAGGTGGCGATCGTCAGTGCTTCCGACAGCCCGGACGCGGATGTGGATTACTTATTCGCCCAGGTGATGGTGAACGAACGTCGCGTCGATACCACGCCAAACTGCGGCAATATGCTCTGTGCCGTCGGCCCCTTTGCCATTGAAAAAGGGCTGGTGAAGGCGCAAAGCCCGGTGACGACGGTGCGTATCCGCAATCTCAACACCGGAACGCTGGTCGACGCAGAAGTGCAAACGCCTGATTATCGCGTCGTGTATGAAGGCGATACCCAGATCGACGGTGTGCCGGGTACAGCAGCACCGATTGGCTTAACCTTCCTGAATTCTGCGGGGTCGAAAACCGGGAAACTGCTGCCAACGGACAGCGTGACAAACGTGTTCGACGGTATCGAAGTTACCTGTATTGATATGGCGATGCCGATGGTCCTGATTGACGCTTCGGCGCTGGGCAAAACAGGCGGAGAGTCACCGGCAGAATTAGATGGCGACAGGGCGTTTAAGGAAAGGCTGGAGAACCTGCGCCGTCAGGCTGGCGCGGCGATGGGGTTAGGGGACGTGTCCAACAAAGTGATCCCTAAACCGGTCCTTCTTAGCCGGGCGCGTAACGGCGGAACGCTACAGGTACGTTATTTCATGCCGCATACCTGCCATAAATCACTGGCGATTACCGGCTCGATTGGTATCTCAACCGCGACGCTTATTGAAGGCTCCGTCGCCGCTAAAATTGTTGCCGACCGTCCAAAGGAGCGCTTTACCAACATTATTGATATTGAACACCCCAGTGGAAAAATATCCGTATCGTTGCTGAGGGACGGAAATAATATCGAAAATACCCGGGCAGCGGTTATTCGCACGTCACGAAAATTATTTGAAGGCGTCGTTTGCGTGCCAGTAAAAATGCTCTCTGAAGTTGATTAA
- a CDS encoding MFS transporter: MALTHANNTLKAPDPVKASAHIRVILALALSGLAELASLFFIQPLLPTLAVEYNVPVSQVSIILSAETALLAIGLLFTGTLSDHYGRKRLIIVSLLLGGILTLLCPLVESWAMLVALRAVIGLALSGIAAAATAYISEEVAPVAAGIVTGYFVFGNSMGGMSGRIVASQLIDHVSINVIFYGFAVSLIAVAILVKFLLPESKNFTPTQSLNVMRMVKGAASHFKNKNLALAFVISFIIFGAFTSLYNYLAFFLKGEPFHISPANAGLLSFSFALSFFTAPQAGRLSAKFGAMKVLRVLFLIMALGMLLTLTSNVVTFIVGAVIFTGCFFGCHSIGLSWVSKNATHARGQAVALYLFFYYMGGSVIGFINGFVFHSMGWQGMTGFILALLGVGVVVATYLASGNKPVLVPAQSAE; this comes from the coding sequence ATGGCGTTAACGCATGCTAACAATACCCTGAAAGCCCCCGATCCGGTCAAAGCCAGCGCGCATATTCGCGTGATTCTGGCCCTGGCATTATCCGGGCTTGCGGAACTAGCTTCGTTGTTTTTTATTCAGCCGCTGCTCCCGACGCTCGCTGTGGAATATAATGTTCCGGTCAGTCAGGTGAGTATTATCTTATCCGCAGAAACGGCGTTGCTGGCAATTGGGCTGCTGTTTACCGGGACGTTATCCGACCACTATGGCAGAAAGCGGTTAATTATCGTCTCCCTCCTGCTGGGCGGCATTCTGACGCTGCTCTGCCCGCTGGTGGAATCCTGGGCGATGCTGGTGGCGCTGCGTGCGGTGATTGGTCTGGCGCTGAGCGGCATCGCGGCGGCGGCAACCGCCTACATCAGTGAAGAGGTCGCCCCGGTGGCGGCAGGCATCGTAACGGGATATTTTGTCTTTGGTAACTCGATGGGCGGTATGTCCGGGCGTATTGTTGCCAGCCAGCTTATCGATCACGTTTCCATCAATGTCATCTTTTACGGGTTTGCGGTCAGCCTAATTGCGGTTGCCATTCTGGTGAAGTTCCTGCTGCCGGAATCGAAGAACTTCACGCCTACGCAGAGTCTGAACGTGATGCGCATGGTAAAAGGGGCGGCATCGCATTTCAAAAACAAAAATCTGGCGCTGGCGTTTGTTATCAGCTTCATTATTTTCGGCGCATTTACTTCACTTTATAACTATCTGGCTTTCTTCCTGAAAGGCGAGCCGTTCCATATTTCACCGGCAAACGCGGGTCTGCTCTCATTTAGCTTCGCCCTGAGTTTCTTTACCGCTCCGCAGGCAGGTCGCTTATCGGCGAAATTTGGCGCCATGAAAGTCCTGCGCGTGCTGTTCCTGATAATGGCCTTAGGGATGCTGCTGACGCTGACGTCAAATGTCGTCACCTTTATTGTTGGGGCTGTGATTTTTACCGGCTGTTTCTTCGGCTGCCACTCTATCGGTTTAAGCTGGGTCAGTAAAAACGCAACGCATGCAAGAGGCCAGGCCGTCGCACTCTATTTATTCTTCTACTACATGGGCGGTTCGGTTATTGGATTTATTAACGGTTTCGTCTTCCACTCAATGGGCTGGCAGGGAATGACCGGATTTATTCTGGCATTACTGGGCGTGGGCGTTGTGGTGGCAACGTATCTGGCATCCGGCAATAAACCGGTACTGGTTCCAGCGCAGTCAGCTGAATAA
- a CDS encoding fumarylacetoacetate hydrolase family protein, which translates to MKLASYIHQGRKSYGIYTQSGIIDLGNKIGHHYATLKDLLQWDAVDVARQYDNCPVDMMPEDITFLPVIEEPGKIFCVGMNYAEKRKEFAETNNAPTLFIRFPDSQTGHARPVLKPVLSSEFDYEGELAVIIGKPGTRIDVENALSHVAGYSCYMDGSVRDWQHAWFTAGKNWKQTGAFGPYMTSADEIPDPHALTIHTWLNGMLVQNDSTGSMIHKVADLIAYISTFTSLSAGDVIITGSPGGVGKKRNPPLFMRDGDRVEVEIENIGRLMNTIVETQPQQQELTV; encoded by the coding sequence ATGAAATTAGCAAGTTATATTCATCAGGGCCGTAAAAGCTACGGGATTTATACACAGTCCGGCATTATCGATCTGGGTAATAAAATCGGCCATCACTATGCGACTTTAAAAGACCTTCTGCAATGGGATGCAGTTGACGTCGCCAGGCAATATGACAATTGCCCTGTGGATATGATGCCTGAAGACATTACCTTCCTGCCCGTGATTGAAGAGCCGGGAAAGATTTTCTGCGTTGGGATGAATTACGCTGAAAAAAGAAAAGAATTTGCCGAGACGAATAATGCCCCCACGCTGTTTATCCGCTTTCCTGATTCCCAAACCGGACATGCGCGGCCGGTTTTAAAACCGGTTCTCTCCAGCGAGTTTGATTACGAAGGCGAGCTGGCCGTGATCATCGGTAAACCCGGCACCCGAATTGACGTCGAAAACGCACTCAGCCACGTCGCGGGCTACAGCTGCTACATGGATGGTTCCGTCCGCGACTGGCAGCACGCCTGGTTCACCGCCGGTAAAAACTGGAAGCAAACCGGTGCCTTCGGCCCGTATATGACCTCGGCGGATGAGATCCCCGATCCTCACGCGTTGACCATCCACACCTGGCTGAACGGCATGCTGGTTCAGAATGACTCCACCGGCAGCATGATCCACAAAGTGGCGGATCTCATTGCCTATATCAGTACGTTCACCTCCCTTAGCGCAGGGGACGTCATCATTACCGGCTCGCCCGGCGGCGTCGGGAAAAAACGTAATCCGCCTCTGTTTATGCGCGATGGCGATCGCGTCGAAGTTGAAATCGAAAACATTGGCCGCCTGATGAACACCATCGTGGAAACGCAACCCCAGCAGCAAGAATTAACCGTCTAG
- the citC gene encoding [citrate (pro-3S)-lyase] ligase: MYTATTPEFEVIKAGNAQAREEVARFLARNGLGIDNDIEQFIVARYQRQLVGCTGIAGNTLKCIAVDAGWRGTSLSLTLIHEAELLAAQNGEHQLFLFTCPDNVKSFRGCGFYPLVTIENCAALMENTPVGIHRYCSQLRRHHFVPGQNTGAIVMNANPFTLGHQYLIEHAASRCDWLHVFVVQEDVSAFSFKERFAMVRDGARHLQNVTVHPGSAYIISRGTFPGYFLKDKQVIDKAYAAIDLMLFRNYIAPALNINHRFVGTEPFCPLTAEYNLAMHRWLEDETCSAPRISVHEIERRTDGNNVPVSASAVRRLLNENKLSAASRMVPATTRAFLNKEVQHQPCLSEPMSAAV; encoded by the coding sequence ATGTACACCGCCACCACGCCAGAATTTGAGGTGATTAAAGCCGGTAACGCGCAGGCCAGAGAGGAGGTCGCCCGCTTCCTGGCCCGCAACGGTTTAGGCATTGATAACGATATTGAGCAATTTATCGTTGCGCGCTATCAGCGTCAGCTTGTCGGCTGCACCGGCATTGCGGGTAACACACTGAAATGCATTGCGGTGGATGCCGGATGGCGGGGCACGTCGCTAAGCCTGACGTTAATTCACGAGGCCGAGCTGCTGGCGGCACAAAACGGCGAACATCAGCTCTTTCTTTTTACCTGTCCGGATAACGTAAAGTCATTTCGCGGATGCGGGTTTTATCCCCTGGTGACGATCGAGAACTGTGCGGCGTTAATGGAGAATACGCCGGTCGGTATTCATCGTTACTGCAGCCAGCTGCGCCGCCATCATTTCGTGCCGGGGCAAAACACTGGTGCGATTGTGATGAACGCGAATCCGTTCACCCTGGGCCATCAATATCTTATCGAGCATGCGGCCAGCCGGTGCGACTGGCTGCATGTTTTCGTTGTGCAGGAAGATGTCTCCGCATTTTCGTTTAAAGAACGGTTTGCGATGGTCAGAGACGGAGCGCGGCATCTGCAGAATGTCACTGTGCATCCGGGGTCGGCATATATTATTTCTCGCGGCACATTCCCGGGCTATTTCTTAAAAGATAAGCAGGTCATTGATAAAGCCTATGCCGCCATTGACCTGATGCTGTTCAGAAATTACATCGCCCCTGCGCTGAATATTAATCATCGTTTTGTCGGTACCGAACCGTTCTGCCCGTTAACCGCGGAATATAACCTGGCGATGCACCGCTGGCTGGAAGACGAAACGTGTTCGGCGCCGCGTATCAGCGTGCACGAAATAGAAAGAAGAACGGATGGCAATAATGTGCCGGTGTCGGCTTCAGCCGTTCGTCGTTTATTAAATGAAAACAAACTCTCTGCCGCCAGCCGCATGGTGCCGGCCACCACGCGCGCGTTTCTGAATAAAGAGGTGCAGCATCAGCCCTGTTTATCCGAACCGATGTCGGCAGCGGTTTAA
- the citD gene encoding citrate lyase acyl carrier protein has protein sequence MKIVQAAMAGTLESSDLMVKVSPVESGLDVVIQSEVYKQFGDRITEVVNETLAAFNIEQGLVVIDDKGALDCVIRARVQAALLRGMAREDIAWETL, from the coding sequence ATGAAAATTGTGCAAGCCGCAATGGCGGGAACGCTGGAGTCCAGCGACCTGATGGTCAAGGTCAGTCCTGTCGAGAGCGGGCTGGATGTGGTCATCCAGAGCGAAGTGTATAAGCAATTCGGCGACCGAATTACTGAGGTGGTCAATGAAACCCTGGCCGCGTTCAACATCGAGCAGGGGCTTGTCGTAATTGATGATAAAGGCGCGCTGGACTGCGTGATCCGCGCCCGCGTGCAGGCCGCTCTGCTCAGAGGAATGGCCCGGGAAGACATTGCATGGGAAACGTTATAA
- the citE gene encoding citrate (pro-3S)-lyase subunit beta — MKKLRRSMLFIPGSSAAMLSTAFIYKPDSIMFDLEDAVALKEKDSARLLVFHALQHPMYSDIETVVRINPLNTPFGLKDLEAAVRAGVDVIRLPKTDSPEDIHQLEREIVRIEETCGRPVGSTKLMAAIESAVGVINAVAIAKSSDRLMGIALAAFDYVMDMQTERGDGTELFYARCAVLHAARGAGIDAFDVVYADVNDEAGFLKEVDLIRRMGFNGKSLINPRQIEILHNAYAPSQEEVDYAERVLAAAEEGERNGLGVISLNGKMIDAPIINHARVVIERKNASGIRQ, encoded by the coding sequence ATGAAAAAGTTACGCCGCAGTATGTTATTTATTCCCGGTTCAAGTGCCGCCATGCTTTCAACGGCATTTATCTATAAACCTGATTCCATAATGTTTGATCTGGAAGATGCCGTCGCGCTAAAAGAAAAAGACAGCGCCCGCCTCCTGGTATTCCACGCCCTGCAACATCCGATGTACAGCGATATTGAAACCGTTGTCAGAATTAATCCGCTGAATACACCTTTTGGATTAAAAGATCTGGAAGCCGCCGTCAGGGCGGGTGTCGATGTCATTCGTTTACCCAAAACCGATTCCCCGGAAGATATTCATCAGCTCGAACGTGAAATCGTCCGCATTGAAGAAACCTGCGGACGTCCCGTTGGCTCAACGAAATTAATGGCGGCGATAGAATCTGCGGTTGGCGTGATTAACGCTGTCGCTATAGCGAAATCCTCCGACCGCCTGATGGGGATTGCGCTGGCCGCCTTTGACTACGTGATGGATATGCAAACCGAGCGGGGCGACGGGACAGAGCTGTTCTATGCCCGCTGCGCCGTATTACATGCCGCGCGCGGAGCCGGTATTGACGCCTTCGACGTGGTGTACGCCGATGTGAACGACGAGGCCGGTTTCCTGAAAGAAGTGGATCTCATCCGCCGGATGGGCTTCAACGGTAAATCGCTGATTAACCCGCGACAAATTGAAATTCTTCATAACGCCTACGCGCCATCGCAGGAAGAGGTGGATTACGCAGAGCGCGTGCTTGCCGCCGCAGAGGAGGGTGAACGCAACGGACTGGGGGTGATTTCGCTGAACGGCAAAATGATCGATGCGCCAATCATCAACCATGCCCGCGTCGTGATCGAACGCAAAAATGCCTCCGGCATTCGTCAGTAA
- the citF gene encoding citrate lyase subunit alpha: protein MKNQTETLHHIPGSRREYVAFSGANATTPYLADSQQKTQRKLFASVDDVLARCDLHDGMTVSFHHAFREGDKVINYVMDKLAQRGLKGITLASSSLMSCNTPLIDHIRNGVIGKIYTSGMRGELADAISHGLMDEPVQIHSHGGRVNLIQQGEIAIDVAFLAVSCSDEYGNASGNGGASQCGSLGYAMVDAKYARKVVLLTETLKPFPNLPASIVQDQVDYVVQIESVGDPAKISVGAARVTSNPRELMIARSAADVIEHSGYFRNGFSIQTGSGAASTACTRFMETRMRKHNIVARFALGGITGSIVDLHQKGLIEKILDTQSFDGAAAASMAVNPDHVEISTNVYANPAAKAACCDRVDVVILSALEVDTQFNVNVLTGSDGVMRGASGGHCDVAAAANLTIVVAPLIRSRIPTVVRQVTTLVTPGESIDVLVTDHGIAVNPARPEIRERLINAGLAVVDIDALYQKALLISGEPEPVEFTDRIVGVVRYRDGSVIDVVRQVKE from the coding sequence ATGAAAAACCAAACTGAAACCCTGCACCACATTCCTGGCTCTCGCCGTGAGTACGTCGCCTTCAGCGGCGCTAACGCGACGACGCCTTATCTTGCTGACAGCCAGCAAAAGACTCAGCGCAAACTGTTTGCCAGCGTGGACGATGTGCTGGCCCGCTGCGATCTTCATGACGGCATGACCGTCTCTTTTCATCACGCCTTTCGCGAAGGGGATAAGGTCATCAATTACGTGATGGACAAGCTGGCCCAGCGCGGCCTGAAAGGCATCACGCTCGCCTCCAGTTCGTTAATGTCCTGCAATACGCCGCTTATAGATCACATTCGCAACGGCGTGATCGGCAAAATCTACACCTCAGGGATGCGCGGTGAACTGGCGGATGCGATTTCGCACGGGCTGATGGACGAGCCGGTGCAGATCCACTCCCACGGCGGGCGGGTGAATTTGATTCAGCAGGGCGAAATTGCTATTGATGTCGCGTTTCTGGCGGTCTCCTGCAGCGACGAATACGGCAATGCCAGCGGCAACGGCGGCGCATCGCAGTGCGGCTCGCTCGGCTATGCGATGGTCGACGCGAAGTATGCCAGAAAGGTGGTTTTGCTCACCGAAACCCTGAAGCCGTTCCCCAACCTGCCAGCCAGTATCGTTCAGGATCAGGTTGACTATGTCGTGCAGATTGAGAGCGTCGGCGACCCGGCAAAAATCAGCGTCGGTGCCGCCAGGGTGACCAGCAATCCGCGCGAGCTGATGATTGCCCGCTCTGCCGCCGACGTTATCGAACACTCCGGCTACTTCCGCAACGGCTTTTCCATTCAGACCGGTTCAGGGGCGGCGTCAACTGCCTGCACGCGGTTTATGGAAACCCGTATGCGCAAGCACAATATTGTCGCCCGCTTCGCGCTCGGCGGGATCACCGGCAGCATTGTCGATCTGCATCAGAAAGGGTTAATTGAAAAGATCCTCGATACGCAAAGCTTTGACGGTGCGGCTGCGGCCTCCATGGCGGTCAATCCCGACCACGTGGAGATCTCCACCAACGTGTATGCGAACCCGGCCGCAAAAGCCGCCTGCTGCGACAGGGTGGACGTGGTGATCCTCAGCGCGCTGGAGGTGGATACCCAGTTCAACGTTAATGTCCTGACCGGCTCCGACGGCGTGATGCGCGGCGCGTCGGGCGGACACTGTGACGTCGCCGCGGCGGCAAATCTCACCATCGTGGTTGCCCCGCTGATCCGCAGCCGCATTCCTACCGTCGTCAGGCAGGTCACCACTCTGGTGACGCCGGGCGAAAGTATTGACGTTTTGGTTACCGATCACGGTATTGCCGTTAACCCGGCACGCCCGGAAATTCGCGAACGCCTGATTAACGCCGGGCTGGCCGTTGTCGACATCGACGCGTTGTATCAAAAGGCGCTGCTCATCTCGGGTGAACCTGAGCCTGTTGAGTTCACTGACCGTATCGTCGGCGTGGTTCGCTACCGCGACGGCAGCGTGATTGACGTGGTTCGTCAGGTGAAGGAGTAA
- the citX gene encoding citrate lyase holo-[acyl-carrier protein] synthase, producing the protein MTDKASNAKVSLEQVLSAREQRARRQQAWLFQSEHTVVSVTLVWPGEVKDTDLARRVMAAANQALGEVFRTHQWTVCRHQILQPATGPEALWSVSAPAWMIKHVTAHLEDNHPLGRLWDIDVFCPKTGLLKRNAIQQPMRRCFICHEPAHVCSRARRHSQAELARVIEELTDDYFACQM; encoded by the coding sequence ATGACGGATAAAGCCTCGAACGCGAAAGTCTCTCTGGAACAGGTGTTGAGCGCCAGAGAGCAGCGAGCCCGTCGCCAGCAGGCGTGGCTGTTTCAGTCGGAACATACGGTTGTATCCGTCACGCTGGTCTGGCCGGGGGAGGTGAAGGATACCGACCTGGCCAGGCGGGTGATGGCCGCCGCGAATCAGGCGCTCGGCGAGGTATTCCGCACCCATCAGTGGACGGTCTGCCGACATCAGATCCTGCAGCCGGCCACCGGCCCCGAAGCGCTCTGGTCGGTGTCGGCACCCGCGTGGATGATCAAACACGTCACGGCGCATCTGGAAGATAACCATCCTCTGGGGCGCCTGTGGGACATCGACGTGTTTTGTCCGAAAACGGGGCTGCTGAAAAGAAACGCCATCCAGCAGCCGATGCGCAGATGCTTTATCTGTCATGAACCGGCCCACGTTTGCTCTCGCGCGCGGCGTCATTCGCAGGCCGAACTCGCGCGCGTAATCGAGGAGTTAACCGATGACTACTTCGCTTGCCAGATGTAA
- the citG gene encoding triphosphoribosyl-dephospho-CoA synthase CitG codes for MTTSLARCNAPDAQRTFAELAAEAMYREIRLTPKPGLVDRVNSGAHRDMDFALFMTSIAAIAPWFSTFFNVGRETARLAGPQTLRAIRPTGLACEQAMFNATGGVNTHKGGIFSLGLLCAAAGRLTQRDEALTQRSLCRETRIICTGIVEKELKTNGIARTKGEQQFQAYGFTGARGEAASGFMTVRLAGLPHLHNALGQGESEDVALLRMLLGLMAANPDTNLVSRGGIEGLNYARRYARRLLKIRRLPADKLVNALLRMDAEFIKRNLSPGGSADLISVGWLLSQFPPE; via the coding sequence ATGACTACTTCGCTTGCCAGATGTAATGCGCCAGACGCTCAGCGCACCTTCGCTGAGCTGGCTGCCGAGGCCATGTATCGGGAAATTCGCTTAACCCCGAAGCCGGGTCTGGTGGATCGCGTAAACAGCGGGGCGCATAGGGACATGGATTTTGCGCTGTTCATGACCAGCATCGCGGCGATTGCGCCCTGGTTCTCAACGTTCTTTAACGTTGGCAGAGAGACGGCTCGTCTTGCTGGTCCGCAAACGCTGCGGGCCATAAGACCGACCGGCCTGGCCTGCGAGCAGGCGATGTTTAACGCCACCGGCGGGGTGAATACCCATAAAGGCGGGATCTTCTCGCTGGGGCTGCTGTGCGCCGCGGCGGGACGTCTGACGCAAAGGGATGAAGCGCTCACGCAGCGCAGTTTATGCCGTGAGACCCGCATTATCTGTACCGGCATCGTTGAAAAGGAGCTGAAAACCAACGGCATCGCCAGAACGAAGGGCGAGCAGCAGTTCCAGGCATACGGCTTTACCGGGGCGAGAGGGGAAGCGGCCAGCGGTTTTATGACCGTCCGCCTGGCGGGTCTCCCGCACCTGCACAACGCGTTAGGTCAGGGCGAATCCGAAGACGTGGCGCTCTTAAGGATGCTGCTGGGTTTGATGGCGGCGAATCCGGATACCAATCTGGTTTCCCGTGGGGGAATAGAAGGGCTGAACTACGCCAGACGCTATGCGAGGCGGTTATTAAAAATAAGACGTCTCCCGGCGGATAAATTGGTTAACGCGCTGCTCAGAATGGACGCGGAATTTATCAAACGCAATTTAAGCCCCGGCGGTAGCGCCGATCTTATTTCCGTTGGCTGGCTATTGTCGCAGTTTCCACCCGAATAA
- a CDS encoding RBBP9/YdeN family alpha/beta hydrolase, whose translation MIEQRLQQLSKVYTLVLVPGLRDSDEHHWQSCWGRRFPFWKRIQQKNWLEPDIENWVSAITRELAVCPLPAILVGHSFGALASCRLLQTRRVNVAGVVMVAPAEPAFFGLEEAIQPTPLPVPCIIFASRNDPLMPFARAHYWATRWRGHLIDIGEAGHINSESGFGEWPYGLERLTEFCEQL comes from the coding sequence ATGATTGAACAACGCCTGCAGCAGCTCAGTAAGGTTTACACCCTTGTTCTGGTCCCGGGGCTCAGAGACAGCGATGAACATCACTGGCAAAGCTGCTGGGGGCGGCGTTTTCCCTTCTGGAAACGGATCCAGCAGAAAAACTGGTTAGAGCCCGATATCGAAAACTGGGTCTCGGCCATTACCCGCGAGCTGGCAGTGTGCCCGCTGCCCGCCATCCTCGTCGGCCACAGTTTTGGCGCGCTGGCGTCATGTCGGCTGCTGCAAACGCGGCGGGTAAACGTAGCCGGGGTGGTAATGGTCGCACCGGCAGAGCCTGCTTTTTTCGGACTTGAAGAGGCCATTCAGCCAACGCCATTACCCGTCCCCTGCATCATATTTGCCAGCCGAAACGATCCTCTGATGCCTTTTGCGCGCGCTCACTATTGGGCTACGCGCTGGCGCGGCCATCTCATCGATATCGGTGAGGCCGGACATATTAATTCTGAGTCCGGTTTTGGCGAATGGCCATACGGACTCGAACGATTAACAGAATTTTGCGAACAACTTTAG